One segment of Triticum aestivum cultivar Chinese Spring chromosome 2A, IWGSC CS RefSeq v2.1, whole genome shotgun sequence DNA contains the following:
- the LOC123184406 gene encoding dirigent protein 21-like, with product MARASHVVVFLVFSNLAIAMGATPPSLDPFVGKCKSSCEEELDRSLYLHQVFAGAAHNQEVILNPGFANSFGEIAVHDWTIHAAPNATSSIIARAKGMHMQVTQNQANGFAWFLPFSMVFEDSSFGGSTIQVMGTISGANGEWAIVGGTGKLSMAHGTVNFTEVQPQSNPNSENYRKIDIHAFYTPSPAV from the exons atggcccGTGCTAGCCATGTCGTGGTTTTCCTTGTCTTCTCAAACTTGGCCATAGCCATGGGCGCCACCCCTCCTTCCTTGGATCCTTTCGTAGGGAAGTGTAAGAGTAGTTGTGAGGAAGAGCTCGATCGATCTTTGTACCTGCACCAAGTATTCGCTGGAGCAGCCCACAACCAAGAAGTAATTCTCAACCCTGGCTTTGCTAACTCGTTTGGTGAGATAGCAGTTCACGACTGGACGATACATGCTGCCCCTAATGCTACTTCAAGCATCATTGCTCGGGCAAAGGGAATGCATATGCAGGTCACCCAAAACCAGGCCAATGGCTTCGCTTGGTTTCTTCCGTTCAGCATGGTCTTTGAGGACTCCAG CTTTGGCGGGTCTACAATACAAGTGATGGGGACAATTAGTGGTGCAAATGGTGAGTGGGCTATCGTGGGAGGGACAGGAAAACTGTCCATGGCGCATGGTACCGTAAACTTCACAGAAGTCCAGCCACAGAGCAACCCAAACAGTGAGAACTACAGAAAAATTGATATCCATGCATTCTACACACCATCGCCGGCC GTTTAA